A section of the bacterium genome encodes:
- a CDS encoding flagellar motor protein MotB: MARKKKKEEAHCETAGGLRWLITYADMITLLLGVFIILVSNSAIGESKYNAMKIAFSRIFSLFTGTREESIMPGPLGSVFPEKSGAQVEFPEEEYKTPVAKGYKDEVTKEKVKTIQTRKGMLFRLSDVMFEEGSARLNPKYSSLLNRVGSFIEKIPNEIRIEGHTDANPIETKEFSSNWELSIKRANAVREYLFSLAEKDLSPSSLEIYKKRFSIVGYGEGKPIEKDPYSPLNRRVDIVISSSSSSEVRNKILSE; the protein is encoded by the coding sequence ATGGCTAGAAAAAAGAAAAAAGAAGAAGCTCATTGTGAAACAGCTGGAGGATTAAGGTGGCTAATAACATACGCTGATATGATTACCCTCCTTCTTGGCGTATTTATTATCCTTGTTTCTAATTCTGCTATTGGTGAATCAAAATACAATGCAATGAAGATAGCATTCTCAAGGATATTCTCTTTATTTACAGGAACAAGGGAGGAATCAATAATGCCAGGCCCTTTAGGAAGCGTTTTTCCAGAAAAAAGCGGAGCCCAGGTTGAATTTCCAGAGGAAGAATATAAAACCCCTGTTGCAAAAGGGTATAAGGATGAGGTAACAAAAGAGAAGGTAAAGACAATCCAAACAAGAAAGGGGATGCTCTTTAGGCTCTCTGATGTTATGTTTGAAGAAGGAAGTGCAAGGCTTAATCCAAAATATAGCTCTCTTCTTAACAGGGTAGGAAGTTTCATAGAAAAAATACCAAATGAGATAAGGATTGAAGGACATACAGATGCAAACCCTATTGAAACAAAGGAATTTTCCTCAAATTGGGAGCTTTCCATAAAAAGGGCAAATGCTGTTAGAGAATATCTATTTAGTTTAGCAGAAAAAGACCTTTCTCCTTCTTCCCTTGAAATATATAAAAAGAGGTTTTCCATTGTTGGTTATGGAGAGGGAAAGCCAATTGAAAAAGACCCATATTCTCCCCTTAATAGAAGGGTTGATATTGTTATTTCATCTTCTTCCTCAAGTGAGGTAAGGAATAAAATACTTTCTGAATAA
- a CDS encoding DUF2723 domain-containing protein, producing the protein MIPKQFKTIDYLFGLLVFFVSFGIYLHTLTPTVGFHDSGELITCAFSLGIAHPPGYPLYTLFGKIFTTLIPIGNIAFRMNMQSALFASLCVMMTYFITLKVSGRAEERKNGRIISSVVASLILAFSATFWEQAVIAEKYTLNAFFATLIIFILLKWQDSRLQTPDSRLLYLFSFILGLSFTHHFQTIYLVPASIFFILATLIKNREKAKKKLQLNSVFCLLSSFSSCLLLYGFIFQSEQVYILPLIGDALITGKGLLSI; encoded by the coding sequence ATGATTCCAAAGCAGTTTAAAACAATAGATTATTTATTTGGTCTTCTTGTTTTCTTTGTTTCATTCGGCATTTATCTTCATACCCTAACCCCCACCGTCGGTTTTCATGATTCAGGTGAGCTTATAACCTGTGCCTTCTCATTAGGCATTGCCCATCCTCCGGGGTATCCATTATATACTTTGTTTGGTAAGATTTTTACAACCTTAATCCCTATTGGAAACATTGCCTTCAGGATGAATATGCAATCAGCATTATTCGCCTCCCTTTGTGTAATGATGACATATTTTATCACCTTAAAAGTGAGCGGAAGAGCGGAGGAACGGAAGAACGGAAGAATAATTTCAAGCGTTGTTGCATCTTTGATTTTGGCTTTCTCTGCTACCTTCTGGGAACAAGCGGTGATTGCAGAAAAATATACCCTAAATGCTTTCTTTGCTACCTTAATTATCTTTATCCTTCTTAAATGGCAAGACTCCCGACTCCAGACTCCAGACTCCAGACTTCTTTATTTGTTTTCCTTTATCTTAGGCTTAAGTTTCACCCACCACTTCCAGACAATCTACCTTGTCCCTGCAAGTATATTCTTTATCTTGGCTACATTGATAAAAAATAGAGAAAAAGCCAAAAAGAAATTACAATTAAATTCTGTCTTCTGTCTTCTGTCTTCTTTTTCCTCTTGCCTCTTACTTTATGGGTTTATATTCCAGTCAGAGCAAGTATACATCCTCCCCTTAATTGGGGATGCCCTGATAACTGGCAAAGGTTTGTTGAGCATTTAA
- a CDS encoding tetratricopeptide repeat protein, with amino-acid sequence MPLTLWVYIPVRASIHPPLNWGCPDNWQRFVEHLSGKLYHLYTESLTGSLKSRFFDHLGFFAHQFNPWLIPFGFIGFIFLIVKRLKIGVYLLLMVITNIIMAIRYNISNIEDYYIPSFLVFALFIGYSVYSLYSVSCILYSKFLPNLYSLIPNAGLSLFFLLLPILQCRANYYSSDHSKHYIAYDYGRNVSRYIKKKAMVFFKGGVLNEPIFTLWYLQNIERHCIDTAFIVSENLVYQYYIEETRSKFPDIIIPSVSIQNVKGIIENNLDRRPIYLQANSLLVNELSKTYNLIHGGIFPEVAKKAGSKEFYGMKDKGKFNIRKGYSFTRKDIDFEDIKLLGIFMSYAVAFNNLGNCCYDFKLYQEAGEYYKEAIKALGILRTIEVDNIEKYYMEYIKKYFVLYAYGFFGLSDVFFQQGDFDRAIQECENGLELDSMNKNAHWKLGFLYLQKGMKGKAVKQFEIVLNLDPNNIQAKQILEECKKSLAELPQLFTNLYKQ; translated from the coding sequence TTGCCTCTTACTTTATGGGTTTATATTCCAGTCAGAGCAAGTATACATCCTCCCCTTAATTGGGGATGCCCTGATAACTGGCAAAGGTTTGTTGAGCATTTAAGTGGAAAGTTATATCATCTATACACAGAGTCGCTTACAGGAAGCCTTAAATCCCGTTTTTTCGACCATCTTGGCTTCTTTGCGCATCAGTTCAATCCCTGGCTTATTCCTTTTGGATTCATAGGCTTTATCTTTTTAATTGTAAAAAGACTAAAGATTGGTGTATATTTACTTTTAATGGTTATTACCAATATCATTATGGCTATCCGTTACAATATTTCCAACATTGAGGATTACTATATTCCCTCTTTCTTGGTTTTTGCCCTTTTTATTGGCTACTCTGTTTATTCCCTGTATTCTGTCTCCTGTATTCTGTATTCTAAATTTCTCCCTAATCTTTATTCCCTAATCCCTAATGCTGGTTTATCACTATTTTTCTTGCTTCTTCCAATTCTCCAATGTAGAGCAAATTACTATTCCTCTGACCATTCTAAGCATTATATTGCTTATGATTATGGAAGGAATGTTTCAAGGTATATTAAAAAGAAAGCAATGGTTTTTTTTAAAGGAGGAGTATTGAATGAGCCTATTTTTACTCTTTGGTATCTTCAGAATATTGAAAGACATTGTATAGATACAGCATTTATTGTGAGTGAAAACCTAGTTTATCAATATTACATTGAAGAAACCAGAAGTAAATTTCCTGATATAATTATTCCTTCTGTTTCTATTCAAAATGTAAAAGGGATTATAGAAAATAATTTAGACAGGCGACCAATTTATTTACAGGCGAATAGCCTTTTAGTTAATGAATTATCCAAAACATATAACTTGATTCATGGCGGAATTTTTCCAGAAGTAGCAAAAAAAGCAGGTTCTAAAGAGTTTTATGGTATGAAAGATAAAGGAAAATTTAATATTAGAAAGGGATATTCTTTTACAAGAAAGGATATAGATTTTGAGGATATAAAATTATTAGGGATATTTATGAGTTATGCTGTTGCATTTAATAATTTAGGAAATTGTTGTTATGATTTTAAACTCTATCAAGAAGCTGGAGAGTATTATAAAGAAGCCATAAAGGCACTAGGAATATTGAGGACAATAGAGGTAGATAATATAGAGAAATATTATATGGAATATATAAAAAAATATTTTGTTTTATATGCTTATGGTTTTTTTGGACTAAGCGATGTCTTTTTTCAACAAGGAGATTTTGATAGGGCTATTCAGGAATGCGAAAATGGATTAGAATTAGATTCTATGAATAAAAATGCTCATTGGAAATTAGGATTTCTATATCTTCAAAAAGGTATGAAGGGTAAAGCAGTAAAACAATTTGAAATTGTATTGAATCTTGATCCAAACAATATCCAGGCCAAACAAATACTTGAG
- a CDS encoding transglutaminase-like domain-containing protein: MKLLKVLIVFAWIITMALLLKKEGFLSRSYNITYYDILGKKDPYREEYLGIYLDNEKIGFSKSYIDAYSFPGNRVGFSISNETRVFVKAFGEPSSINITTEVLIDDNYRLSSFSSILSSKQYKIEAKGERVANKIIASIYSGERLIVKREFKEKDFAFLGEILPLSSLPSLSEGRVYCLKSFDPFGIMGDERISLKVLKRTTIMYDDELFETYPIIISYQNIRAKLYTTRDGKILKAYLPYGFLAKKEDEKKAKKIKFSYPDISSLSSIPSNRIIEEPRKVSYFKIKMDKKIVVIKKDTFPETAFTLPIKEYLEFTKETAFVQSNDKGIIEQARKIIGKEKDSQKASILLMEWVCTNLSQKPAFSLPSAIEVLKNKTGDCNEHTILFTALARSIGIPTKMTVGLCYLDKRFYYHAWAKVFCGKWVSIDPTFNQAPADATHIPLIEGDIGEQIGLLGYIGNIKVEVLDYD, encoded by the coding sequence ATGAAACTCCTAAAGGTTTTGATTGTTTTTGCCTGGATTATAACAATGGCTCTTCTTTTAAAAAAGGAGGGTTTTCTTTCAAGGTCTTATAATATTACATATTACGACATTCTTGGAAAGAAAGACCCTTATCGGGAGGAATACCTTGGTATATACCTTGATAATGAAAAGATTGGCTTTTCAAAGAGCTATATTGACGCATACTCATTTCCAGGCAATAGGGTTGGATTTAGTATATCCAATGAAACAAGGGTATTTGTCAAGGCATTTGGAGAGCCTTCTTCTATCAATATCACAACAGAGGTTTTAATTGATGATAACTATAGGCTTTCCTCGTTTTCCTCTATTCTTTCATCAAAACAATACAAGATAGAAGCAAAGGGAGAGAGGGTAGCTAACAAGATAATAGCCTCAATTTATTCTGGAGAGAGGCTAATAGTCAAAAGGGAATTTAAAGAAAAGGATTTTGCTTTTCTAGGTGAAATTCTTCCTTTATCATCATTGCCTTCTCTTTCTGAAGGAAGGGTTTATTGTTTAAAAAGCTTTGACCCATTTGGGATAATGGGTGATGAGAGAATAAGCCTTAAGGTTTTAAAGAGAACAACAATAATGTATGATGATGAGCTATTTGAGACCTATCCCATTATCATTTCATATCAAAACATCAGGGCAAAGCTTTATACTACAAGGGATGGAAAGATATTGAAGGCATACCTTCCCTATGGTTTTCTGGCAAAAAAAGAGGATGAAAAAAAGGCTAAAAAAATTAAATTTTCATATCCAGATATATCAAGCCTCTCATCCATTCCATCAAATAGGATAATAGAAGAGCCAAGGAAGGTTTCTTACTTTAAGATAAAGATGGATAAAAAGATTGTTGTGATAAAAAAGGATACATTTCCAGAGACAGCTTTCACACTTCCAATCAAGGAATATTTAGAATTCACAAAAGAAACAGCCTTTGTCCAATCAAATGACAAAGGAATTATAGAACAGGCAAGGAAAATAATAGGCAAAGAGAAAGATAGCCAAAAAGCCTCTATTTTGCTTATGGAATGGGTTTGTACTAACCTTTCCCAAAAGCCAGCGTTTAGCCTTCCATCTGCAATTGAGGTTTTAAAAAACAAAACAGGTGATTGCAATGAGCATACAATATTATTTACAGCCTTAGCAAGGTCTATTGGGATTCCAACAAAGATGACTGTTGGATTATGCTATTTAGACAAAAGGTTTTATTACCACGCCTGGGCTAAAGTATTTTGCGGAAAATGGGTATCAATTGACCCAACATTCAATCAAGCACCTGCGGATGCAACGCATATTCCCTTGATAGAGGGAGATATAGGAGAGCAGATTGGACTATTGGGATATATAGGAAATATAAAGGTAGAGGTGTTGGATTATGATTAA
- the kdsB gene encoding 3-deoxy-manno-octulosonate cytidylyltransferase, whose amino-acid sequence MPSIVGVIPARYASKRFPGKPLALLKGKSIIWWVFNQAKKALDNVLIATDDERIKKEAENFGANVIMTSPEHPSGTDRIGEVVKTLDVSLVINIQGDQPLIPPEMIQGVIKELQNPSILMATLKKEIDKNLADNPNIVKVVVDKDDFALYFSRGKIPYSGRYYKHIGIYGYKKDFLLTFINLPKGKLEIEEDLEQLRALENGYKIKVATTEYDSPSIDTKEDLKEIQKYYNFILKPV is encoded by the coding sequence ATGCCTTCTATCGTTGGCGTAATTCCTGCAAGGTATGCCTCAAAAAGATTCCCCGGAAAGCCATTGGCTCTTTTAAAGGGAAAATCTATAATTTGGTGGGTGTTTAATCAAGCAAAGAAGGCATTGGATAATGTTCTTATTGCAACAGATGATGAAAGGATAAAGAAAGAGGCGGAAAATTTTGGTGCAAATGTTATAATGACAAGCCCTGAACATCCTTCTGGAACAGATAGAATAGGAGAGGTGGTTAAAACCCTTGATGTTTCCCTTGTTATAAATATTCAAGGCGATCAACCCCTTATTCCTCCAGAGATGATACAGGGGGTTATTAAAGAATTACAAAATCCTTCAATTTTAATGGCAACATTAAAAAAGGAGATAGACAAAAACCTTGCAGATAACCCAAATATTGTGAAGGTTGTTGTTGATAAAGACGATTTTGCCCTTTATTTCTCAAGGGGAAAAATTCCATATTCTGGAAGGTATTATAAGCATATTGGAATCTATGGGTATAAGAAGGATTTTCTTTTAACCTTTATCAACCTTCCAAAGGGAAAGCTTGAGATAGAAGAAGACCTTGAACAATTAAGGGCATTAGAAAATGGGTATAAAATAAAGGTAGCCACAACAGAATACGACTCACCATCCATTGATACAAAAGAAGACTTAAAGGAAATTCAGAAATATTACAATTTTATACTAAAACCTGTATGA
- the uppP gene encoding undecaprenyl-diphosphatase UppP yields MTFFDSIILGILQGLTEFFPISSSAHLVIVPHLLKIGNPSIFFDVCLHLGTLFAVIVFWFSKIRNITISLFKLKRDDDARLGLLIIVAMIPTGVIGILFKDILEKLFESPIRVAFLLLITGILLFLTRFSKERKENMTILDALIIGLFQGLAIAPGISRSGSCISSGLFIGLKREKAFDFAFLLSIPAVLAAFILKLKDSLENKEAIFILPYLSGTIIAFTVGLLSLFFLSRIVRRGKIHYFAYYCWATSIFTICLLSLA; encoded by the coding sequence ATGACATTTTTTGATAGCATAATTCTTGGAATTCTTCAAGGTTTAACCGAGTTTTTTCCCATAAGCTCATCAGCCCATCTTGTCATTGTTCCCCATCTTTTAAAGATAGGAAACCCATCAATTTTCTTTGATGTTTGTCTTCATTTAGGAACCCTCTTTGCGGTAATTGTCTTTTGGTTTTCAAAAATTAGAAATATCACCATATCCCTCTTTAAACTTAAAAGGGATGATGATGCAAGGTTAGGACTTCTTATTATTGTAGCAATGATTCCAACCGGCGTCATTGGAATTTTATTTAAAGACATTCTTGAGAAATTGTTTGAAAGCCCAATTAGGGTTGCCTTTCTCCTTCTTATCACAGGGATTTTATTATTTCTTACAAGGTTTTCAAAAGAAAGAAAAGAGAATATGACTATCCTGGATGCCTTAATTATTGGGCTATTCCAGGGTCTTGCCATAGCACCAGGGATTTCCCGTTCAGGCTCTTGCATTTCATCCGGCCTATTTATTGGTCTTAAAAGGGAAAAGGCATTTGACTTTGCCTTTCTTTTATCCATCCCAGCTGTTCTTGCGGCATTTATTCTAAAGCTTAAGGATTCATTAGAAAACAAAGAGGCAATCTTTATCCTCCCCTATCTTTCAGGAACAATTATTGCATTTACCGTTGGGCTTCTTTCTCTATTTTTTCTTTCAAGGATTGTAAGAAGAGGAAAAATTCACTATTTTGCCTATTATTGTTGGGCAACTAGCATTTTTACCATATGCCTTCTATCGTTGGCGTAA